The proteins below come from a single Gordonia pseudamarae genomic window:
- a CDS encoding acyl-CoA dehydrogenase family protein, with protein sequence MDRYELRREDYSLTTDHTDLQAAFAKLFQSHCGIDEVRAAEATGFDEGLWKQLIATGATSMAISEAEGGDGATLVDLTLIAEEVGRALAPVPWIDHVVSARLLARLGALAGDEAIISGTRILALDAAGTGTSGKRLVAQGAIADEIIVREGDDIVRVSFSDKPARVDNLAKLPMAWVDPGAADTRTPVAGGPEAVKAFELAVDEWRLLTASALVGLLEATMRIAAEFAVSRYTLGVPIASLQGISHPLANIAITVESGRNLGRKAAWFLDNEPDVRPELASAAYVYMTEEASKSATFAVHVQGGLGVSTEAASTAYLTRARGWPLAGGDPARAAVRVAELAAARETAQASA encoded by the coding sequence ATGGATCGCTACGAACTCCGTCGCGAAGACTACAGCCTCACCACCGACCACACCGACCTGCAGGCCGCGTTCGCCAAGCTCTTCCAATCGCACTGCGGCATCGACGAGGTGCGGGCGGCCGAGGCCACCGGTTTCGATGAAGGGCTGTGGAAGCAACTGATCGCCACCGGCGCCACGTCGATGGCGATCAGTGAGGCCGAGGGCGGTGACGGTGCGACCCTGGTCGACCTCACCCTCATCGCCGAGGAGGTCGGACGTGCGCTCGCCCCCGTGCCGTGGATCGATCACGTGGTGTCGGCGCGGCTGCTCGCCAGGCTCGGTGCGCTCGCCGGTGACGAGGCGATCATCTCCGGTACCCGGATCCTGGCGCTCGACGCCGCCGGTACGGGTACGAGCGGAAAGCGCCTGGTGGCGCAGGGGGCGATCGCCGACGAGATCATCGTCCGCGAGGGTGACGACATCGTGCGGGTGTCTTTCTCGGACAAGCCCGCCCGCGTGGACAACCTGGCCAAGCTGCCGATGGCGTGGGTCGATCCGGGCGCCGCGGACACGCGCACCCCGGTCGCCGGCGGACCGGAGGCGGTCAAGGCCTTCGAGCTGGCCGTCGACGAGTGGCGGCTGCTGACCGCGTCGGCGCTGGTCGGCCTGCTGGAGGCGACCATGCGTATCGCCGCAGAATTCGCCGTCAGCCGGTACACCCTCGGCGTGCCGATCGCCTCGCTGCAGGGCATCTCGCATCCGCTCGCCAATATCGCCATCACCGTCGAGAGTGGTCGCAACCTGGGTCGCAAGGCCGCCTGGTTCCTCGACAACGAACCCGACGTTCGCCCCGAACTCGCCAGTGCCGCATACGTCTACATGACCGAAGAGGCGTCCAAGTCGGCGACGTTCGCGGTGCACGTCCAGGGTGGTCTCGGGGTGTCCACCGAAGCCGCGTCGACGGCCTACCTGACTCGCGCCCGTGGCTGGCCGCTGGCCGGCGGTGACCCGGCCCGTGCCGCCGTGCGCGTCGCCGAGCTTGCCGCCGCCCGCGAAACCGCGCAAGCTTCCGCCTGA
- a CDS encoding acyl-CoA dehydrogenase family protein translates to MDFSKVELTDDEKAFQAEVREFLDTYVTDEVRKHDRDTGDNFDIGVHRALADKGWLEKEIKGAEGWEGGFTRVESRIWHLERRKAEFPWVTWGTTVLIAHSVAMFAKPELRDEVLQGVYDGDVRMCLGYTEPEGGSDVATCKTRAVRDGDDWVINGSKMFTTGAHNSQYCFLITNTDPEARKHKSLTMFLVPLDTPGVEIQPLWTVDGDRTNIVYYSDVRISDKYRLGEVNEGWTVVREPLNKEHGVVDAVIDGLDDVSILQHQGMYIANAADAVVAETAKEDSDGNRRIDDPLVSVRLGQSLAKIEAALVSPHMFGRVALAQAMREVSPVLMDIVGPTSVLPIDEPGADLSRAEYVYRWAPLTGIYGGTLEVFRNMIAQYILGLGKPVYAAPKAPAAS, encoded by the coding sequence ATGGATTTCTCGAAAGTAGAACTCACCGACGACGAAAAGGCCTTCCAGGCGGAGGTGCGCGAGTTCCTCGACACCTATGTCACCGACGAGGTTCGCAAGCACGACCGCGATACCGGCGACAACTTCGACATCGGTGTGCACCGGGCACTGGCCGACAAGGGCTGGCTGGAAAAGGAGATCAAGGGCGCCGAGGGCTGGGAGGGTGGCTTCACCCGCGTCGAATCGCGCATCTGGCACCTGGAGCGGCGCAAGGCCGAATTCCCCTGGGTCACCTGGGGCACCACCGTCCTGATCGCGCACTCGGTGGCGATGTTCGCCAAACCCGAACTGCGCGATGAGGTTCTGCAGGGTGTCTACGACGGCGACGTCCGGATGTGCCTGGGCTATACCGAACCCGAAGGCGGCTCGGACGTGGCCACCTGCAAGACCCGTGCGGTGCGCGACGGCGACGACTGGGTCATCAACGGCTCCAAGATGTTCACCACCGGTGCGCACAACAGTCAGTACTGCTTCCTGATCACCAACACCGATCCGGAAGCCCGTAAGCACAAGAGCCTCACCATGTTCCTGGTGCCGCTCGACACTCCGGGCGTCGAGATCCAGCCACTGTGGACGGTCGACGGCGACCGCACCAACATCGTCTACTATAGCGACGTCCGGATCTCCGACAAGTACCGGCTCGGTGAGGTCAACGAGGGCTGGACCGTGGTCCGCGAGCCGCTCAACAAGGAGCACGGCGTGGTCGACGCCGTGATCGACGGGCTCGACGACGTGTCGATTCTGCAGCATCAGGGCATGTACATCGCCAACGCCGCCGACGCCGTCGTCGCCGAGACCGCCAAGGAAGATTCGGACGGTAATCGCCGTATCGACGACCCGCTGGTGTCGGTGCGTCTGGGGCAGTCGCTGGCCAAGATCGAGGCCGCGCTCGTCTCGCCGCACATGTTCGGCCGCGTCGCGCTCGCACAGGCGATGCGCGAGGTGTCGCCGGTGCTGATGGACATCGTCGGCCCCACCTCGGTGCTGCCCATCGACGAGCCGGGAGCGGACCTGAGTCGCGCCGAGTACGTGTACCGCTGGGCGCCGCTGACCGGGATCTACGGCGGCACCTTGGAGGTGTTCCGCAACATGATCGCCCAGTACATCCTGGGTCTGGGCAAGCCCGTCTACGCGGCCCCCAAGGCGCCCGCCGCGTCGTAG